Within the Bos indicus x Bos taurus breed Angus x Brahman F1 hybrid chromosome 17, Bos_hybrid_MaternalHap_v2.0, whole genome shotgun sequence genome, the region ttatacttttcctgataagaataaataaaaggtgaaaaatgatgttttaaattgGAAACGGAATAATCAaacaaaatcacatttatttCAATAGCTGCAAGTGCAAATACAGCAAGCCAGTACACAGTTTCAGGACACTGCTTTAAGTACAATGAAAACTTgatatacaaaaatgaaagaggaaatagcagaaataaagctcgatttttttaaaaagttgaagtaaCCTGAAAACCTTTAGACTAAAAGAGTCTTACATCAATTCATAAATGCCTTAATTTATAGATAACAGTGGTACATTGTAATCAAAAAGGACTTCCCAAAGAGTCATTTCGAACTGATCAGCTCCAGATAAGAAATTCCTGGCAGTGGCTACTCTGGGATTCGGCACTCACTCATACTGTACAGACTGGTATAGTTCAATCCATGGCATTTGATTTTTATTCAAATTCCAAAAAGGTAAATACCTTTTTGGTAAGTTCAATAGGAGGCCAACACCACTACCAAGAGTTCCTGAAATGGCCACTATATATTTAAAAGGTTTAAAGACCAATTTTGGCTTCAGGCCCATGGTACAATGTTGGGGGAAAGACTTCAATTAATACTCCGTTACTTAAATCCTTTTTGTAAGATTAGCAAAATGGCCCTTAAAGCTTCCTCAGgaaaactgtatttaaatatatgaaagctCCCACTAGGAAATTAATTAAAAGTTGTTAATAGTCTTTTTAATCACTTAGTGGCCAAGTCATATGTATATTTCTGCTCCCCAGAAGCAATGTTAGCTACTAGCTTCAATTCAGGAAATGCATATTTTCCGGAAGGTTTATATGACATGCTTATTCAGTCTTTTTCTCaactttcttcatcttttcattgTAGGCATTAAATTGAGAGTCTGTTCCAAAAATTCTGTCCCACCATGTAAATGTTGAAGCATAGTTTCCAATGAAGTTCATGTGGTGGAAATCGTGATGCCGAGAACCAGCATAGAAAGGAATGAGATTTAAAGGGTTGAGAGGAATGTCATAACCactgaaatgaaaatgataaagatTATTAAGGAAGTAAGTACACCTTCAATAATTAACTTGTTCATTGACCATAATATGCTTGTTAACCATTCAAATAACATTCCACTGTACCTAAGTCACTTATTTCTGATGTGTACAAAAGTTCACAGCAAATGGTACATACTCTAGAAACCACTTTcagtaattaaagaaaaacttgaaCAATTTATAGAATATTAATGTAGTATtaatgtaatattaatattttaatattgatatTACAATCAGGAGATGAAGGAAGGATTATAGTAATGAATTCTTAGACAcagattttcatgaattttttctcttttagaggAATTTGCTTACCAAACTTGTAACACCCATACTACTACATATGTCTTTTAGGAAAAGTTGTACAAAATTAGCACCAAGCATTACAAAGGTTAAATCTGAGGATTACTGTTTGCAACTTCTTTTTAGAGTACCTGTCTTTATTTCTAACTACAAGTCTAAAATCTGATATCTATAATTATACCAGTCTGAATcaccccaatccttccctcccttgagcaggctgagaaggaaggaaatagaaaggagcaatggaaagaaagaaagaaggacacATCATCTACCACTTCTCTGCCtaagactgctgctactgctaagtcactttagtcgtgtctgactctgtgcgaccccatagacagcagcccaccaggctcctccatccctgggattcttcaggcaaaaacactggagtaggttgccatttccttctccaaagggtcattacagaagaataaaataattgctGGCCTGAATTATACTATTTAaccaaattttttattaaaaccacaaatatatttctttcaacagtgtttcAGGAACATTAAACCTGCTTTTCAATCAAGGCATGAAATCcaaaagccagaaaaaaataaaactgatagattttactatataaaaatttaaaacttcagtaCCGTAAAAGAACCATCAAGAGTTAAAACTGAAATGACAgatggaagagaaaatatttacaacatatGTAACAAAGTTACCTACTTTGTAATTTCATGtaataaccatgaaattaaaagatgcttgctccttggaagaaaagctatgagaaacctagatggcatattaaaaagcagagacattactttgccaactaaggtccacctagtcaaagctatgatttttccagtagttatgtatggatatgagtgttggaccataaaggaagctgagccctgaagaactgatgctttcgaactgaggtgttggagaagactcttgagaatcctttagactacaagatcaaaccagtcaatcctaaaagaaattagtcctgaatattcaatggaaggactgatgctgaagctccaatactttggccacctgattcaagaactgactccttagaaaagaccctgatgctggcaaagattgaaggtagaaggggatgacagaggatgagatggttggacggcatcactgactcgacggacatgagtttgagcaagctctaggagttggtgatggacagagaagcctggcgtgctgcagtccatggggctgcaaagagtcagacgtgactgagagaacaaactgaactgaactgaacaaagctTACACGTGAACCAAAATGTTATaagtctccctggtggctcaggtggtaaagaatctgcctgcaatgcaggagagacctgggttcaatctccgtgttgggaagattccctggagaagggaatggctacccactccatccctcaatattcttgcctggagaatttcatgggctgaggagactgatgggctacacatcatggggtcacaaagagtaggacacaacagagtgactaacactttcacttttttcataatAGGTTATAAAACATATAATCTAACAAAAAGTaggcaagggaaataaaagctaattcaaggaagaaaataactGTTGTCAACAAGCACACAGGCGTGCAGCCTCACCAGTCCCTGGGGAACACAGATCACAGCCCTGAAGGTTCTCTGCTCTCCTAATAACCAAGATTAACGAGACTGTAATGTCCAGGCTGGAAAAGGTATCAGAAGCAGGGAAAGCATTCTTGCAGGCTCCTGCTGGGCATGTAAAGAGGGGCCCTTTGGAGAGCAGTTTTGCAGCACTTCCAAAAACTTTGTTTCATTTTCCCAAATAATACATGAATACAATCTCACCATAAAAATGACAACAGTTATAGacaagaatgcaaaaaaaaagtctattattTGAATTTGTCCCAATGATTATGTTCTCctgttttcttaaaaacagtAACATTAACAATGTTTAACTTCTCTTACTATTAGTCTACTTAAAAAACATAATCTATGACATTGACTATGAGTGTGTAAAATGGGTGAAAGTGGTCAAAGGTATGAACTTCCAATTGTAAGATGAATAAGCCTTGGGCATGTAATGAAGAGCATAAAGGCTGAAGTCAACAGTCCTGTGAATTTGAAAGTTGCAAAGAGAGTAAATCTTAtaagttctcatcacacacacacaaaaaattataacAATGTATAAAGATGGATCAGCAATATATATATCAAACCATTACACTGTATACCTAAAACAcaatatgtcaattacatctcaattaaaaaaaaaaagaaagataatctaTGACCATGAAGAAAGGATATTTTATGATACCTTCTACCTGAATAGAAACCAAACCTTACCTATGGACATCAATAGTCTCTATCAAACGAACAGTCACCCAGGCCCAAAGAAGAATAACATGATCACATAAAAGCATGATTCCAATGAAAAATCCAGTTCCAAGAATTATGGTTTCCAGAGGATGTGCATATTCAGCTTCCATTCCAAATGGagcctaaaataaataagaattgcTTAATatattgtgatggttaattttatgcatCAACTTATCTAGGCCATGGTGCCCAGTTGCTTGGTCAAACACCAGTCTAGATTTGGTGTGAAGGTCTATTTTAGATGTGATCAATATTTAATACTTAAATCGGTAAAGAGGATCCTCCATAATGCAGGTGGGCTTCATTCAATCAGCTAAAGGCCTTAGAAGCAAAGACTGAGGCTtcccaaggaaggaaggaatgctCAAGACTACAGTACAGAAAACCTGTGTGCTTTCCAGCCTGTTGCCCATAGGAATTCAGATCCAGGCCTGCAACATCAAGTCTCTCCTGCATTTCCAGTTAGCTGCCCTATAGATTTCAGATTTGCCAGCCCCCACAACTGcatgagccagttccttaaaataaatctgtgtgtatgtatctccAATTGATTCTTGGAAGAACCCTAATATACAtaggtatttttaatttatttgtgcaTATCATTTTATAATACTATATCCCTTCTATATGTTATGATaatacagtcatccctcagtattCTAAAGGGATTGGTTCAAGGACCTCCATGGACACCGAACTTTAATGAAAAGGCAGTA harbors:
- the MSMO1 gene encoding methylsterol monooxygenase 1 isoform X2, yielding MPRWYMLLARCFGCAVIEDTWHYFLHRLLHHKRIYKYIHKVHHEFQAPFGMEAEYAHPLETIILGTGFFIGIMLLCDHVILLWAWVTVRLIETIDVHSGYDIPLNPLNLIPFYAGSRHHDFHHMNFIGNYASTFTWWDRIFGTDSQFNAYNEKMKKVEKKTE